In Arachis hypogaea cultivar Tifrunner chromosome 17, arahy.Tifrunner.gnm2.J5K5, whole genome shotgun sequence, a single window of DNA contains:
- the LOC112766973 gene encoding oxysterol-binding protein-related protein 1C isoform X2 → MHPFCCVSAVSDQSSPVKPTPAAHFADFTMPPLPSAAVRSDSAPRHSHSHSYGSNHSAGGGSSSSNNNHNNNNNNNNNGDHGRGSQQQQQREQPPPPVVVDVKINDLVGNGISGILYKWVNYGKGWRPRWFVLQDGVLSYYKIHGPDKIVVNPETEKGSKVIGEESMRRISRNRNSQSQHHRRKPFGEIHLKVSTIRESKSDDKRFSVFTGTKRMHLRAETREDRTVWMEALQAVKDMFPRISNSELMAPVDNVSVSTEKLRQRLLEERVSEAAIQDSEQIMRTEFAALQNQLKLLKQKQSMLIDTLRHLETEKVDLENTVVDESQRQWNDQETSSTLRQEKSSGSASESEDDNERNDAAEEETDDEDNAFFDTRDFLSSSSFKSNGSDYRVSSFSSDDDGFYAFESEDDVDPAIRSVGSNYPHVKRRKKLPDPVEKEKGVSLWSMIKDNIGKDLTKVCLPVYFNEPLSSLQKCFEEMEYSHLLDQAYEWGRRGNSLMRILCVAAFAVSGYASTDGRVCKPFNPLLGETYEANFPDKGLRFFSEKVSHHPMIVACHCEGTGWKFWGDSNLKSKFWGRSIQLDPVGTLTLEFEDGEVFQWSKVTTSIYNLILGKLYCDHYGTMCIQGNQEYSCKLKFKEQSIIDRNPHQVHGIVQDRNGKTVSTLFGKWDESMHYVNGDYSAKGKAHESLSEARLLWKRSKPPKFPTRYNFTRFAITLNELTPGLKEKLPPTDSRLRPDQRYLENGEYEMANSEKLRLEQRQRQARKMQERGWKPRWFAKDKATGTYRYLGGYWESREEGTWDSCPDIFGQIPSDHLSDEGQTAS, encoded by the exons ATGCATCCTTTTTGCTGCGTATCCGCCGTCTCCGACCAGTCTTCTCCGGTAAAACCTACGCCCGCGGCTCACTTCGCGGACTTCACCATGCCTCCTCTCCCCTCCGCCGCCGTCAGATCCGATTCAGCCCCACGCCACAGTCACAGCCACAGTTACGGCAGCAACCACTCCGCCGGCGgtggcagcagcagcagcaacaacaaccacaacaacaacaacaataataacaacaacggAGACCACGGGCGGGGGAGCCAGCAACAACAGCAGCGGGAGCAACCGCCGCCGCCGGTGGTGGTTGATGTGAAGATCAACGACCTCGTCGGAAATGGAATCTCGGGAATACTGTACAAGTGGGTGAATTATGGCAAAGGATGGAGGCCACGGTGGTTCGTGCTCCAAGACGGCGTTCTCTCCTACTACAAGATTCACGGTCCTGATAAGATCGTCGTGAATCCCGAGACCGAGAAGGGCTCCAAGGTCATCGGCGAGGAATCCATGCGCAGGATCTCTCGCAACCGCAATTCCCAATCCCAACACCACCGTCGAAAGCCCTTCGGTGAAATCCACCTCAAG GTTTCGACGATTCGAGAGAGCAAATCCGATGATAAGAGGTTTTCGGTGTTCACGGGAACGAAGAGGATGCACCTGAGGGCAGAGACGAGGGAGGATCGGACGGTGTGGATGGAGGCGCTGCAAGCGGTGAAGGACATGTTCCCAAGGATTTCGAACAGCGAGCTGATGGCGCCCGTGGACAATGTGAGCGTCTCGACGGAGAAGCTGAGGCAGAGGCTTCTAGAAGAACGGGTGAGTGAGGCTGCCATTCAGGATAGCGAGCAGATCATGAGGACAGAGTTTGCGGCGCTGCAGAACCAGCTTAAGCTCCTCAAGCAGAAGCAGTCAATGCTCATTGACACATTGCGCCACTTAGAG ACAGAAAAGGTCGATCTGGAAAATACAGTTGTTGATGAGAGCCAAAGACAGTGGAATGATCAAGAGACTTCCTCCACATTAAGGCAGGAAAAATCTAGTG GAAGTGCAAGTGAATCTGAGGATGATAACGAGAGAAATGATGCTGCAGAAGAAGAAACAGATGATGAAGACAATGCCTTTTTTGACACCCGCGATTTTCTATCGTCCAGTTCTTTCAAAAGTAATGGGTCTGATTATAGAGTATCATCTTTCTCTTCTGATGATGATGGGTTCTATGCATTCGAATCGGAGGATGATGTAGATCCAGCCATTAGATCTGTTGGAAGCAACTACCCTCATGTTAAGCGGCGTAAGAAATTGCCTGACCCTGTAGAGAAAGAGAAAGGTGTGAGTCTCTGGTCAATGATTAAGGATAATATAGGGAAGGATCTAACTAAAGTTTGCCTCCCTGTTTATTTTAATGAGCCACTCTCCTCCCTGCAAAAATGTTTTGAAGAAATGGAATATTCACATCTGCTTGACCAAGCATACGAATGGGGAAGAAGG GGTAATAGCCTCATGAGGATTCTCTGTGTTGCTGCTTTTGCTGTATCTGGTTATGCTTCAACTGACGGAAGAGTTTGCAAACCATTTAATCCATTACTCGGGGAAACATATGAGGCTAACTTTCCAGACAAAGGGCTTCGATTTTTCTCAGAAAAG GTCAGTCATCACCCAATGATAGTTGCGTGTCACTGTGAGGGTACAGGTTGGAAATTTTGGGGCGATAGCAACTTAAAGAGCAAATTTTGGGGCCGATCAATTCAGCTTGACCCTGTCGGTACTTTGACCTTGGAATTTGAGGATGGGGAGGTTTTCCAGTGGAGCAAG GTTACTACATCAATATACAATCTTATATTAGGAAAGCTGTACTGTGATCACTATGGAACAATGTGTATACAGGGAAACCAAGAATATTCATGTAAGCTGAAATTCAAGGAACAGTCTATAATTGATCGAAATCCTCACCAG GTCCATGGTATCGTTCAAGATAGGAATGGAAAAACAGTATCTACTTTGTTTGGAAAATGGGATGAAAGCATGCATTATGTTAACGGAGACTACAGTGCAAAGGGAAAAGCTCACGAATCCTTATCAGAAGCCCGACTACTCTGGAAGAGAAGCAAGCCTCCCAAATTTCCCACTAGATATAACTTCACTCGTTTTGCCATCACATTAAATGAACTTACCCCTGGATTGAAG GAAAAGTTGCCACCGACTGATTCCAGGTTAAGACCAGACCAAAGGTATCTGGAAAATGGGGAATATGAGATGGCAAATTCAGAAAAGTTACGGCTAGAGCAGAGGCAGCGACAG GCTCGGAAGATGCAAGAGAGGGGTTGGAAACCACGATGGTTTGCCAAGGATAAAGCAACCGGCACATACCGATACCTAGGAGGATATTGGGAGTCCCGAGAAGAAGGGACCTGGGACTCCTGTCCTGACATCTTTGGCCAAATTCCTTCAGACCATCTTTCCGACGAAGGTCAAACTGCATCTTAG
- the LOC112766973 gene encoding oxysterol-binding protein-related protein 1C isoform X1: protein MHPFCCVSAVSDQSSPVKPTPAAHFADFTMPPLPSAAVRSDSAPRHSHSHSYGSNHSAGGGSSSSNNNHNNNNNNNNNGDHGRGSQQQQQREQPPPPVVVDVKINDLVGNGISGILYKWVNYGKGWRPRWFVLQDGVLSYYKIHGPDKIVVNPETEKGSKVIGEESMRRISRNRNSQSQHHRRKPFGEIHLKVSTIRESKSDDKRFSVFTGTKRMHLRAETREDRTVWMEALQAVKDMFPRISNSELMAPVDNVSVSTEKLRQRLLEERVSEAAIQDSEQIMRTEFAALQNQLKLLKQKQSMLIDTLRHLETEKVDLENTVVDESQRQWNDQETSSTLRQEKSSEGSASESEDDNERNDAAEEETDDEDNAFFDTRDFLSSSSFKSNGSDYRVSSFSSDDDGFYAFESEDDVDPAIRSVGSNYPHVKRRKKLPDPVEKEKGVSLWSMIKDNIGKDLTKVCLPVYFNEPLSSLQKCFEEMEYSHLLDQAYEWGRRGNSLMRILCVAAFAVSGYASTDGRVCKPFNPLLGETYEANFPDKGLRFFSEKVSHHPMIVACHCEGTGWKFWGDSNLKSKFWGRSIQLDPVGTLTLEFEDGEVFQWSKVTTSIYNLILGKLYCDHYGTMCIQGNQEYSCKLKFKEQSIIDRNPHQVHGIVQDRNGKTVSTLFGKWDESMHYVNGDYSAKGKAHESLSEARLLWKRSKPPKFPTRYNFTRFAITLNELTPGLKEKLPPTDSRLRPDQRYLENGEYEMANSEKLRLEQRQRQARKMQERGWKPRWFAKDKATGTYRYLGGYWESREEGTWDSCPDIFGQIPSDHLSDEGQTAS from the exons ATGCATCCTTTTTGCTGCGTATCCGCCGTCTCCGACCAGTCTTCTCCGGTAAAACCTACGCCCGCGGCTCACTTCGCGGACTTCACCATGCCTCCTCTCCCCTCCGCCGCCGTCAGATCCGATTCAGCCCCACGCCACAGTCACAGCCACAGTTACGGCAGCAACCACTCCGCCGGCGgtggcagcagcagcagcaacaacaaccacaacaacaacaacaataataacaacaacggAGACCACGGGCGGGGGAGCCAGCAACAACAGCAGCGGGAGCAACCGCCGCCGCCGGTGGTGGTTGATGTGAAGATCAACGACCTCGTCGGAAATGGAATCTCGGGAATACTGTACAAGTGGGTGAATTATGGCAAAGGATGGAGGCCACGGTGGTTCGTGCTCCAAGACGGCGTTCTCTCCTACTACAAGATTCACGGTCCTGATAAGATCGTCGTGAATCCCGAGACCGAGAAGGGCTCCAAGGTCATCGGCGAGGAATCCATGCGCAGGATCTCTCGCAACCGCAATTCCCAATCCCAACACCACCGTCGAAAGCCCTTCGGTGAAATCCACCTCAAG GTTTCGACGATTCGAGAGAGCAAATCCGATGATAAGAGGTTTTCGGTGTTCACGGGAACGAAGAGGATGCACCTGAGGGCAGAGACGAGGGAGGATCGGACGGTGTGGATGGAGGCGCTGCAAGCGGTGAAGGACATGTTCCCAAGGATTTCGAACAGCGAGCTGATGGCGCCCGTGGACAATGTGAGCGTCTCGACGGAGAAGCTGAGGCAGAGGCTTCTAGAAGAACGGGTGAGTGAGGCTGCCATTCAGGATAGCGAGCAGATCATGAGGACAGAGTTTGCGGCGCTGCAGAACCAGCTTAAGCTCCTCAAGCAGAAGCAGTCAATGCTCATTGACACATTGCGCCACTTAGAG ACAGAAAAGGTCGATCTGGAAAATACAGTTGTTGATGAGAGCCAAAGACAGTGGAATGATCAAGAGACTTCCTCCACATTAAGGCAGGAAAAATCTAGTG AAGGAAGTGCAAGTGAATCTGAGGATGATAACGAGAGAAATGATGCTGCAGAAGAAGAAACAGATGATGAAGACAATGCCTTTTTTGACACCCGCGATTTTCTATCGTCCAGTTCTTTCAAAAGTAATGGGTCTGATTATAGAGTATCATCTTTCTCTTCTGATGATGATGGGTTCTATGCATTCGAATCGGAGGATGATGTAGATCCAGCCATTAGATCTGTTGGAAGCAACTACCCTCATGTTAAGCGGCGTAAGAAATTGCCTGACCCTGTAGAGAAAGAGAAAGGTGTGAGTCTCTGGTCAATGATTAAGGATAATATAGGGAAGGATCTAACTAAAGTTTGCCTCCCTGTTTATTTTAATGAGCCACTCTCCTCCCTGCAAAAATGTTTTGAAGAAATGGAATATTCACATCTGCTTGACCAAGCATACGAATGGGGAAGAAGG GGTAATAGCCTCATGAGGATTCTCTGTGTTGCTGCTTTTGCTGTATCTGGTTATGCTTCAACTGACGGAAGAGTTTGCAAACCATTTAATCCATTACTCGGGGAAACATATGAGGCTAACTTTCCAGACAAAGGGCTTCGATTTTTCTCAGAAAAG GTCAGTCATCACCCAATGATAGTTGCGTGTCACTGTGAGGGTACAGGTTGGAAATTTTGGGGCGATAGCAACTTAAAGAGCAAATTTTGGGGCCGATCAATTCAGCTTGACCCTGTCGGTACTTTGACCTTGGAATTTGAGGATGGGGAGGTTTTCCAGTGGAGCAAG GTTACTACATCAATATACAATCTTATATTAGGAAAGCTGTACTGTGATCACTATGGAACAATGTGTATACAGGGAAACCAAGAATATTCATGTAAGCTGAAATTCAAGGAACAGTCTATAATTGATCGAAATCCTCACCAG GTCCATGGTATCGTTCAAGATAGGAATGGAAAAACAGTATCTACTTTGTTTGGAAAATGGGATGAAAGCATGCATTATGTTAACGGAGACTACAGTGCAAAGGGAAAAGCTCACGAATCCTTATCAGAAGCCCGACTACTCTGGAAGAGAAGCAAGCCTCCCAAATTTCCCACTAGATATAACTTCACTCGTTTTGCCATCACATTAAATGAACTTACCCCTGGATTGAAG GAAAAGTTGCCACCGACTGATTCCAGGTTAAGACCAGACCAAAGGTATCTGGAAAATGGGGAATATGAGATGGCAAATTCAGAAAAGTTACGGCTAGAGCAGAGGCAGCGACAG GCTCGGAAGATGCAAGAGAGGGGTTGGAAACCACGATGGTTTGCCAAGGATAAAGCAACCGGCACATACCGATACCTAGGAGGATATTGGGAGTCCCGAGAAGAAGGGACCTGGGACTCCTGTCCTGACATCTTTGGCCAAATTCCTTCAGACCATCTTTCCGACGAAGGTCAAACTGCATCTTAG